From Gimesia panareensis, the proteins below share one genomic window:
- a CDS encoding PLP-dependent aminotransferase family protein translates to MNYQEYRAAKEGYLQSDPLRLDCMNTQKALSFLAPSCSSSEKTFSPQAALSIWQDVAGFDLTDLKIIPGKGVRELLAHLIEQLKQEQVEFIFPRDVYPIYHQLLSGYPCQQYRTFPQWEWDFLTNSPEHRQVLLLTQPAVPVGRYLHSQEITAVLNWLSADQRRLLIVDAAYAYEPNHSIYHQLLQSGQCVCLFSLSKPWLLPEQFGLAVSHREQLADKSLLSNDFSTDWVAPFRQHATLPAKLSALFTTEWNQLDNAIHQFAPDWQPPQSAYYSTVNISFEQLLEEHNTLGVPATVFGSDRTDATVISCLFHIQQRSLTDV, encoded by the coding sequence ATGAACTACCAGGAATACCGGGCAGCGAAAGAGGGTTATCTCCAGTCAGATCCACTTCGCCTTGATTGTATGAATACGCAGAAAGCCTTGAGCTTCCTTGCTCCCTCCTGCAGTAGCAGCGAAAAAACATTTTCCCCCCAGGCAGCACTCTCTATCTGGCAGGATGTTGCCGGTTTCGATCTCACAGATCTGAAAATCATTCCCGGCAAAGGTGTCCGTGAACTTCTCGCACACCTGATTGAACAACTGAAACAGGAGCAGGTTGAATTCATCTTCCCCCGTGATGTCTATCCCATCTATCATCAGCTTCTGTCAGGTTACCCCTGTCAGCAATATCGTACTTTCCCGCAGTGGGAGTGGGATTTCCTGACCAACTCACCAGAGCACCGGCAGGTCCTGCTGCTGACACAACCTGCGGTTCCCGTCGGCCGCTACCTGCATTCTCAGGAAATCACCGCCGTCCTGAACTGGTTGTCCGCCGATCAGAGAAGACTGTTGATTGTCGATGCGGCGTACGCCTATGAACCAAATCACAGTATCTACCACCAACTGTTGCAGTCAGGTCAATGCGTCTGCCTGTTTTCGCTCTCCAAACCATGGTTGCTGCCAGAACAGTTTGGCCTCGCAGTCAGTCACCGGGAACAGCTCGCCGATAAGTCACTCCTCTCAAACGATTTCTCCACAGACTGGGTCGCCCCGTTCCGACAGCACGCCACCCTGCCAGCGAAGCTGAGCGCCCTCTTTACTACGGAATGGAACCAGTTGGACAATGCGATACACCAATTCGCTCCTGACTGGCAACCACCACAATCTGCCTATTACTCAACCGTTAACATCTCCTTCGAACAGCTCCTGGAGGAACATAACACCCTGGGCGTGCCTGCCACTGTTTTCGGCTCTGACCGCACCGATGCCACCGTCATCTCCTGTCTGTTCCACATCCAACAACGGAGCCTGACCGATGTTTGA